In one window of Zhihengliuella sp. ISTPL4 DNA:
- a CDS encoding ribose-phosphate diphosphokinase, with protein sequence MARKKKTVDLDRDNGVAPGLVAKTKKRLVIAGGRSHPELTAAVAASLGTEIAPVEHRTFASGEIYARFEVSIRGCDLFLVQTFGEPVNEWLMETLIMIDAAKRASAKRITVVAPYYPYSRQDKKGRGREPISARLVADLLKTAGADRVMSVDLHAAQIQGFFDGPVDHLFAKPVLLDHFERTLTTEDREILTVVSPDMGRVRVADTWSDSLGAPLAIIHKRRDPKVANQVSVHEIVGTVEGRTCLLVDDMIDTGGTIVKAAQALKANGARRVIVAATHAIFSDPASERLQDAAIDEVVVTDTIPLSASRRWENLTVLPIAPLLARAIHEVFEDGSVTSMFGGDA encoded by the coding sequence ATGGCCCGGAAGAAGAAGACGGTCGACCTGGATCGCGACAATGGCGTGGCCCCGGGCCTCGTCGCCAAGACGAAGAAGCGTCTGGTCATCGCGGGCGGTCGATCGCATCCCGAGCTGACGGCGGCCGTCGCCGCCTCGCTCGGCACCGAGATCGCTCCGGTCGAGCACCGCACTTTCGCCTCCGGTGAGATCTACGCGCGATTCGAGGTCTCGATCCGCGGCTGCGACCTCTTCCTCGTCCAGACGTTCGGCGAGCCGGTCAACGAGTGGCTCATGGAGACGCTCATCATGATCGACGCCGCCAAGCGCGCCTCGGCCAAGCGCATCACCGTCGTCGCGCCGTACTATCCGTATTCGCGTCAGGACAAGAAGGGCCGTGGCCGCGAGCCCATCAGCGCCCGCCTCGTCGCCGACCTGCTGAAGACCGCCGGCGCCGACCGCGTCATGAGCGTCGACCTGCACGCCGCCCAGATCCAGGGCTTCTTCGACGGCCCCGTCGACCACCTCTTCGCCAAGCCGGTGCTCCTCGACCACTTCGAGCGCACCCTCACCACGGAAGACCGTGAGATCCTCACGGTCGTCTCCCCGGACATGGGTCGCGTCCGCGTGGCCGACACCTGGTCGGACAGCCTCGGCGCGCCGCTCGCGATCATCCACAAGCGCCGCGACCCGAAGGTCGCCAACCAGGTCTCCGTGCACGAGATCGTCGGTACCGTCGAGGGACGCACCTGCCTCCTCGTCGACGACATGATCGACACCGGAGGCACGATCGTGAAGGCCGCGCAGGCGCTGAAGGCGAACGGCGCGCGCCGCGTGATCGTCGCGGCGACCCACGCGATCTTCAGCGACCCGGCCTCGGAGCGCCTGCAGGATGCGGCGATCGACGAGGTCGTCGTCACGGACACCATCCCGCTGTCGGCATCGCGTCGCTGGGAGAACCTCACGGTGCTGCCGATCGCGCCGCTGCTGGCTCGAGCGATCCACGAGGTCTTCGAGGACGGCTCCGTCACGAGCATGTTCGGCGGGGACGCGTAA
- a CDS encoding ABC transporter ATP-binding protein: protein MTTMTDSEARVPAPSAAPPLYRATGVTRTYTRRGRTVTALTGVDLEIMPGAFVTIQGPTGGGKSTLLQLLGALDTPTSGTLQLDGRELSSASPSELGRIRAQEIGFVFQGFNLIPTLTAAENVDMALEPLGIDRAERRTRVAAALAHVGLEDRGDHRPAELSGGQQQRVAIARAIVKRPRVLLADEPTGNLDERMRDEILDLLERLCAEGITMVVVTHDSAVARRATKRLRLTQGTVRDITR from the coding sequence ATGACCACGATGACGGATTCCGAGGCCCGTGTTCCGGCCCCGTCGGCGGCGCCCCCGCTGTACCGGGCGACGGGCGTCACCCGCACCTATACGCGGAGGGGACGGACGGTGACGGCGCTCACCGGCGTCGACCTGGAGATCATGCCCGGCGCCTTCGTCACGATCCAGGGGCCGACCGGAGGGGGCAAGTCGACGCTGCTGCAGCTGCTGGGGGCGCTCGACACCCCGACCTCCGGGACGCTGCAGCTGGACGGCCGTGAACTGTCGTCGGCGTCGCCGTCGGAGCTGGGGCGGATCCGCGCGCAGGAGATCGGCTTCGTCTTCCAGGGGTTCAACCTGATCCCGACGCTGACGGCGGCGGAGAACGTCGACATGGCCCTGGAGCCGCTCGGCATCGACCGGGCGGAACGACGGACCCGCGTCGCCGCCGCTCTCGCGCACGTCGGCCTGGAGGACCGCGGAGACCATCGCCCCGCGGAGTTGTCCGGCGGACAGCAGCAGCGTGTCGCGATCGCGCGGGCGATCGTCAAGCGCCCCCGGGTGCTGCTCGCGGACGAGCCGACGGGCAACCTCGACGAGAGGATGCGCGACGAGATCCTCGACCTCCTCGAGCGGCTGTGCGCGGAGGGCATCACGATGGTCGTCGTCACGCACGACTCCGCGGTGGCGCGACGCGCGACGAAGCGGCTGCGTCTGACGCAGGGGACGGTGAGGGACATCACCCGATAG
- a CDS encoding FMN-binding protein, producing the protein MIRTTVPTSVRTGSALLGVAGLFVLAGCSSTGDAADTSNGADETSGSSSSSSGADSSGTYTDGTYTADGSYQTPETVEEITVTLTLADGVVTEVEVTGDPQAPETERYQGEFIDGISDEVVGKPIDELNVSRVAGSSLTSGGFNDAVESIKEQAAA; encoded by the coding sequence ATGATCCGCACGACCGTTCCGACCTCTGTCCGCACCGGCTCCGCCCTCCTCGGGGTCGCCGGACTCTTCGTGCTCGCCGGATGCTCGTCGACCGGCGATGCCGCCGACACCTCGAACGGCGCCGACGAGACCTCCGGGTCGAGCTCGTCCTCGTCCGGCGCCGATTCGTCCGGCACGTACACCGACGGCACCTACACCGCCGATGGCTCGTACCAGACGCCGGAGACGGTGGAGGAGATCACCGTCACGCTCACGCTCGCGGACGGCGTCGTGACGGAGGTCGAGGTGACCGGCGACCCGCAGGCCCCGGAGACCGAGCGGTACCAGGGCGAGTTCATCGACGGCATCTCGGACGAGGTGGTCGGCAAGCCGATCGACGAGCTGAACGTCAGCCGCGTGGCGGGCTCCTCCCTGACGAGCGGCGGCTTCAACGATGCGGTCGAATCCATCAAGGAGCAGGCCGCCGCCTAG
- a CDS encoding response regulator transcription factor has protein sequence MTSDLPELRRPDGSPLRILAVDDEQMLTDLLAMALRMEGWEVRTASSGLEAIQVAKEFEPDALVLDIMMPDLDGMAVLKRLREAGNLVPVLFLTAKDAVGDRVAGLTAGGDDYVTKPFSLEEVIARLRAIIRRTGHASADDGQSILRVADLTLNEDSHEVVRDGVEIELTATEFELLRYLMRNERRVLSKAQILDRVWSYDFGGKSSVVELYISYLRKKIDAGRTPLLHTVRGVGYMIKAPQ, from the coding sequence ATGACCAGCGACCTGCCCGAACTGCGCCGCCCCGACGGCTCCCCTCTGCGCATCCTCGCCGTGGACGACGAGCAGATGCTCACCGATCTGCTCGCCATGGCCCTGCGCATGGAGGGGTGGGAGGTGCGCACCGCGTCCTCCGGCCTCGAGGCGATCCAGGTCGCGAAGGAGTTCGAGCCCGACGCCCTCGTGCTCGACATCATGATGCCCGATCTCGACGGGATGGCCGTGCTCAAGCGTCTCCGCGAAGCCGGCAACCTCGTCCCCGTCCTCTTCCTCACGGCGAAGGACGCCGTGGGCGACCGCGTGGCCGGGCTCACCGCCGGGGGCGACGACTACGTGACCAAGCCGTTCAGCCTCGAAGAGGTGATCGCCCGACTCCGAGCGATCATCCGGCGCACCGGACACGCCAGCGCCGACGACGGGCAGTCGATCCTCCGGGTCGCCGATCTCACGCTCAACGAGGATAGCCACGAGGTCGTCCGGGACGGCGTAGAGATCGAGCTGACCGCGACCGAGTTCGAGCTGCTGCGCTACCTCATGCGCAACGAGCGCCGGGTGCTGTCCAAGGCGCAGATCCTCGACCGGGTCTGGAGCTACGACTTCGGCGGCAAGTCGTCCGTCGTGGAGCTCTACATCTCCTACCTCCGGAAGAAGATCGACGCCGGGCGCACGCCCCTCCTGCACACCGTGCGCGGCGTCGGCTACATGATCAAGGCCCCGCAGTGA
- a CDS encoding FAD:protein FMN transferase has translation MAEWRFEAIGTGWEIETGVPLAADVRAGVTAEIELFDRTWSRFRDDSDVARLGRSGGPLSSPDAGPMLDAYRELDAATAGAVNPLVADSLDALGYDPAYSLRAGEPRPAPASWASWLTWSEHTVEAHEPALLDVGALGKGRLVDRVMAVLADVPGDVVVDAGGDIRVRGASQRIALEHPFDARKAIGVVEVSDGALCASAVNRRAWGEGLHHVLDARTGHPVRTWAATWALAPEAMTADAVATALFFDGGPELAARWGVEWVRMTTDGRVQRSPGCRAELFTAAPAGAAGIVGDRTP, from the coding sequence ATGGCGGAGTGGCGGTTCGAGGCGATCGGCACCGGGTGGGAGATCGAGACCGGTGTCCCGCTTGCCGCTGATGTCCGTGCGGGCGTGACGGCGGAGATCGAGCTGTTCGATCGCACCTGGTCCCGGTTCCGCGACGACTCCGACGTGGCTCGGCTCGGGCGGTCGGGCGGACCGCTGTCCTCGCCGGACGCGGGGCCGATGCTCGACGCCTATCGGGAACTCGACGCTGCCACGGCCGGCGCGGTGAACCCCCTCGTCGCCGACAGTCTGGACGCCCTGGGCTACGACCCCGCGTACTCGCTGCGGGCCGGGGAGCCCCGCCCCGCTCCCGCGTCCTGGGCGTCGTGGCTCACCTGGTCGGAGCACACGGTCGAGGCGCACGAGCCCGCACTCCTCGACGTGGGCGCCCTCGGCAAGGGGCGCCTCGTCGACCGCGTGATGGCGGTGCTGGCCGACGTCCCCGGGGACGTGGTCGTCGACGCGGGCGGGGACATCCGCGTGCGCGGCGCCAGCCAGCGCATCGCGCTCGAGCACCCGTTCGATGCGCGGAAGGCGATCGGCGTCGTCGAGGTGAGCGACGGCGCGCTGTGCGCTTCGGCGGTGAACCGCCGCGCCTGGGGCGAGGGGCTCCATCACGTGCTCGACGCCCGCACCGGACACCCCGTCCGCACCTGGGCGGCGACCTGGGCGCTCGCCCCGGAAGCCATGACGGCCGATGCCGTGGCGACCGCTCTGTTCTTCGACGGCGGCCCGGAATTGGCCGCTCGCTGGGGCGTCGAGTGGGTGCGCATGACCACCGATGGGCGGGTGCAGCGGTCGCCCGGCTGCCGCGCCGAGCTCTTCACCGCGGCCCCCGCTGGAGCCGCCGGAATCGTGGGAGACAGGACACCGTGA
- a CDS encoding ABC transporter permease yields the protein MYGRYLRRELAGRKKQTAIVAIGLAIAIGLVIVVNALTAGVRDAQAQSLAAVYGVGTDLTVTGAAAEPGEGTGPRFEFDEDAGESDGETTTLEQSALRTDFGRATLEASVLDTVAGTDGVAAATGALSLTNSTFSGELPSGGFGGQDGAENGEAPAVGQAPPQGGGGGGGGAFGIDSFTVLGIDPSASEVGPLASAEIGEGRGLDADDSGELVALVDSTYAATEDIAVGDTLDVAGSDVEVVGLLTSASDAADTAADVYLPLDTAQELAGVEDVISTVYVQADSASSIDEVQTALAEELPDATVSSQSELAATVSGSLSNATALVTNLGTWLSIIVLAVAVLLSVLLTLSGVGRRTREFGTLKAMGWSNGRVVRQVAGESMVQGLLGGAAGLVLGLAGILIITVVQPTVAAGSTAVGGGPEGGGGFGGPGGMAPGAETADIVLQAPLTPWVLVAAVGLAVLGGLVAGAFGGWRAARLSPAEALRSVA from the coding sequence ATGTACGGACGATATCTGCGGCGCGAACTCGCGGGCCGCAAGAAGCAGACGGCGATCGTGGCCATCGGGCTCGCGATCGCGATCGGACTGGTGATCGTGGTGAACGCCCTGACGGCCGGTGTGCGCGACGCCCAGGCGCAGTCGCTCGCGGCGGTGTACGGAGTCGGGACGGATCTCACCGTCACGGGTGCCGCCGCGGAACCGGGCGAGGGGACGGGGCCGCGGTTCGAGTTCGACGAGGACGCGGGGGAGAGCGACGGTGAGACCACGACCCTGGAGCAGTCGGCCCTGCGGACGGACTTCGGCCGGGCGACGCTCGAGGCCTCGGTGCTGGACACGGTGGCCGGCACTGACGGCGTCGCGGCCGCGACCGGTGCGCTGAGCCTGACGAACTCGACCTTCTCCGGTGAGCTGCCGAGCGGTGGCTTCGGCGGGCAGGACGGCGCGGAGAACGGGGAGGCGCCCGCGGTGGGTCAGGCTCCTCCGCAGGGTGGCGGAGGCGGCGGAGGCGGTGCGTTCGGCATCGACTCGTTCACCGTCCTGGGCATCGACCCGTCCGCGTCGGAGGTCGGCCCGCTGGCCTCCGCCGAGATCGGGGAGGGGCGCGGGCTGGACGCCGACGACAGCGGAGAGCTTGTCGCGCTGGTGGACAGCACGTACGCCGCGACCGAGGACATCGCCGTCGGCGACACCCTGGACGTCGCGGGCTCCGACGTCGAGGTCGTCGGCCTCCTCACCTCGGCCTCGGATGCCGCAGACACCGCGGCGGACGTCTATCTCCCACTCGACACCGCGCAGGAGCTGGCCGGGGTGGAGGACGTGATCTCCACCGTGTACGTGCAGGCGGATTCGGCGTCGTCCATCGACGAGGTGCAGACGGCCCTGGCGGAGGAGCTTCCCGACGCCACCGTCTCCTCGCAGTCCGAGCTCGCGGCGACCGTGTCCGGCTCGCTCTCGAACGCGACAGCGCTCGTCACGAACCTCGGCACCTGGCTGTCGATCATCGTCCTCGCCGTCGCCGTGCTGCTCTCGGTGCTCCTCACCCTCTCCGGCGTCGGCCGCCGCACCCGCGAGTTCGGCACGCTCAAGGCGATGGGGTGGTCGAACGGTCGCGTCGTGCGCCAGGTCGCCGGGGAGTCGATGGTGCAGGGCCTCCTCGGAGGAGCGGCAGGTCTCGTGCTCGGCCTCGCCGGGATCCTGATCATCACCGTCGTGCAGCCGACCGTGGCTGCCGGTTCCACGGCCGTCGGCGGAGGCCCGGAGGGAGGAGGCGGCTTCGGCGGCCCCGGCGGCATGGCCCCGGGCGCGGAGACCGCCGACATCGTGCTGCAGGCACCGCTGACCCCCTGGGTGCTCGTCGCCGCCGTGGGCCTCGCGGTGCTGGGCGGGCTCGTCGCCGGCGCCTTCGGAGGTTGGCGGGCCGCGCGGCTGAGCCCCGCCGAGGCCCTGCGGTCCGTCGCATGA
- a CDS encoding sensor histidine kinase has protein sequence MSLQTRLMTAVIGFVSLILVIVAVITSATLGSTLEDQLDNKVKTYAATIRDGIVERVAPSEATVDNILPLLNSRVPGLLLSLGSPVAGPSGVTFQESRGALNSTPQPLTPEQLQRLYGTVALGTPATVSFDGLGSYRVVATTASNGVVVVTGLPRDEIQNQLTQLLTVILLATAGGLILLALTTAVTIRVGLRPLRAVAATATRVANQQLDRGEVSITERVPASEADPRTETGLVGAALNKLLDHVDTSLAARQKNEEQMRRFVADASHELRTPLASIRGYSELSLRALRQAPEATKEDAVIEGTTSSLERIQAQSLRMTRLVEDLLLLARLDEGRELVYGTVDLAQLALEGLSDARPTAVDHHWNIEVPDEPVTVVGDAGRLHQVVANLLANARTHTPAGTTVTLSVAREGDDAVLRVHDDGPGIDPALRDELFARFARGDSSRARQTGGTGLGLAIVKAIVEGHHGRISVDSEPGDTTFTVRIPMTPPGETPDA, from the coding sequence ATGAGCCTGCAGACGCGGCTGATGACCGCGGTGATCGGGTTCGTGTCGCTGATCCTCGTCATCGTCGCCGTCATCACCAGCGCCACCCTCGGCAGCACGCTGGAGGACCAGCTCGACAACAAGGTGAAGACCTACGCCGCGACGATCCGGGACGGGATCGTGGAGCGAGTCGCGCCCTCCGAGGCCACCGTCGACAACATCCTCCCCCTCCTCAACTCCCGCGTCCCCGGGCTGCTGCTCTCGCTCGGGAGCCCCGTGGCCGGACCGAGCGGCGTCACGTTCCAGGAGAGCCGTGGGGCGTTGAACAGCACGCCGCAGCCGCTCACCCCCGAGCAGTTGCAGAGGTTGTACGGCACGGTCGCGCTCGGCACCCCTGCCACGGTCTCCTTCGACGGCCTCGGCTCGTATCGGGTCGTCGCGACCACCGCGAGCAACGGCGTCGTCGTCGTCACCGGGCTCCCGCGCGACGAGATCCAGAATCAGCTCACGCAGCTCCTCACCGTGATCCTGCTCGCGACGGCGGGCGGCCTGATCCTCCTCGCCCTGACGACGGCGGTCACGATCCGCGTGGGGCTGCGGCCGCTGCGGGCGGTTGCGGCGACCGCAACGAGAGTCGCCAATCAGCAGCTCGACCGCGGCGAGGTCAGCATCACCGAGCGCGTACCGGCGAGCGAGGCCGATCCGCGGACGGAGACCGGGCTCGTCGGCGCCGCGCTCAACAAGCTCCTCGACCACGTGGACACGTCCCTCGCGGCGCGCCAGAAGAACGAGGAGCAGATGCGCCGGTTCGTCGCCGACGCGAGCCATGAGCTGCGCACGCCGCTGGCCTCGATCCGCGGCTACTCGGAGCTTTCGTTGCGAGCGCTGCGTCAGGCACCGGAGGCGACGAAGGAAGACGCGGTCATCGAGGGCACGACCTCCTCCTTGGAGCGCATCCAGGCGCAGTCGCTGCGCATGACACGGCTCGTGGAGGACCTCCTGCTCCTCGCCCGTCTCGACGAGGGACGCGAACTCGTGTACGGCACGGTCGACCTCGCCCAGCTCGCCCTGGAGGGCCTCTCGGATGCGCGGCCGACGGCGGTCGATCATCACTGGAACATCGAGGTGCCGGATGAGCCTGTGACGGTCGTGGGCGACGCGGGACGGCTGCATCAGGTCGTCGCGAACCTGCTCGCCAACGCCCGCACGCACACCCCCGCTGGGACGACCGTGACGCTGAGCGTGGCCCGGGAGGGCGACGACGCCGTGCTCCGCGTGCACGACGACGGTCCGGGGATCGACCCCGCCCTCCGCGACGAGCTCTTCGCGCGGTTCGCCCGCGGCGACAGCTCGCGCGCCCGGCAGACCGGAGGGACCGGGCTCGGTCTCGCGATCGTCAAGGCCATCGTGGAGGGCCACCACGGCCGCATCTCGGTCGACAGCGAGCCCGGCGACACGACCTTCACGGTCCGAATCCCGATGACTCCTCCGGGCGAGACCCCCGACGCCTGA
- the glmU gene encoding bifunctional UDP-N-acetylglucosamine diphosphorylase/glucosamine-1-phosphate N-acetyltransferase GlmU gives MTGNNLAVVVLAAGQGTRMKSRLPKVLHRIGGRPLVGHVLTTATRLHPSHIEVVVRHERDQVVAALQEDYPTAVFVDQDDVPGTGRAVQVAIDALPADFDGDVLVLSGDCPLADADTLSAFLAEHRASGAPATLMTAVVDDPTGYGRVIRDADGDVDRIVEQKDATEEEAAVSEINAGMYAFRAATLRSYLPRIGVDNAQGEMYLTDVPGLVRRDGDRVAASVVADVEVTFGVNDRAQLAEVGRRLNARIVRRWQLEGVTIVDPVTTWIDDDATLAPDVTVLPNTQILRATTIAAGATIGPDTTLVDCEVGEDAVVRRTDATLAVIGAEATVGPFSYLRAGTVLGPKGKIGAYVETKNAEIGEGSKVPHLSYVGDATIGRGVNLGASTITANYDDVNKHRTEIGDEVHTGSHTVLVAPVRLGAGAKTGAGAVVRKDVPAGALAMSVAPQRNVEGWVEKNRAGTGAADAAARENSAE, from the coding sequence ATGACTGGGAACAACCTCGCCGTCGTCGTCCTCGCTGCAGGTCAGGGCACGCGCATGAAGTCCCGCCTGCCCAAGGTGCTGCACCGGATCGGCGGGCGTCCGCTGGTCGGACACGTGCTGACGACGGCGACCCGCCTGCACCCCTCGCATATCGAGGTGGTGGTGCGGCACGAGCGCGATCAGGTCGTCGCAGCGCTGCAGGAGGACTACCCGACCGCGGTCTTCGTGGATCAGGACGACGTGCCCGGCACCGGGCGTGCGGTCCAGGTGGCCATCGACGCGCTGCCGGCCGACTTCGACGGCGATGTCCTCGTGCTGTCCGGTGACTGCCCGTTGGCGGATGCGGACACGCTCTCGGCCTTCCTCGCCGAGCACCGCGCCTCCGGGGCGCCGGCCACGCTGATGACCGCTGTGGTGGACGACCCGACGGGCTACGGCCGCGTCATCCGCGATGCGGACGGCGACGTCGACCGCATCGTCGAGCAGAAGGATGCGACCGAGGAAGAAGCAGCCGTCAGCGAGATCAACGCCGGCATGTACGCCTTCCGCGCCGCCACGCTGCGCAGCTACCTGCCGCGGATCGGCGTGGACAACGCGCAGGGCGAGATGTACCTCACGGACGTACCCGGCCTGGTGCGCCGTGACGGCGACCGGGTCGCGGCCTCGGTCGTCGCGGACGTCGAGGTCACGTTCGGCGTCAACGACCGGGCTCAGCTGGCCGAGGTCGGCCGCCGCCTGAACGCCCGCATCGTGCGCCGGTGGCAGCTCGAAGGGGTCACGATCGTCGACCCCGTGACCACGTGGATCGACGACGACGCGACGCTCGCTCCGGACGTCACCGTGCTCCCGAACACCCAGATCCTGCGCGCCACGACGATCGCCGCCGGTGCGACGATCGGCCCGGACACCACGCTCGTCGACTGCGAGGTGGGTGAGGATGCCGTCGTGCGCCGCACCGACGCGACCCTGGCCGTGATCGGTGCCGAGGCGACCGTCGGCCCGTTCTCCTACCTCCGCGCGGGCACCGTGCTGGGTCCGAAGGGCAAGATCGGCGCCTACGTCGAGACGAAGAACGCGGAGATCGGCGAGGGCAGCAAGGTCCCGCACCTCTCCTACGTCGGCGATGCGACGATCGGCCGCGGGGTGAACCTCGGCGCGAGCACGATCACGGCCAACTACGACGACGTGAACAAGCACCGGACGGAGATCGGCGACGAGGTGCACACCGGCTCGCACACGGTGCTCGTCGCGCCCGTTAGGCTTGGTGCTGGTGCGAAGACCGGCGCCGGTGCGGTCGTCCGCAAGGACGTCCCGGCCGGTGCCCTGGCCATGAGCGTCGCCCCCCAGCGCAACGTCGAGGGGTGGGTCGAGAAGAACAGAGCAGGGACGGGCGCGGCGGATGCCGCGGCCCGGGAGAATTCGGCGGAATAG
- a CDS encoding FAD-dependent oxidoreductase, producing the protein MTTAFAAVRQRVLAVLGSLSMYRLVLFALTALAVIALVLSLFGVIVSPTPIELLASFAVLAVVISAVDAVAQRLLRLPWRVESSIVTALILLFVLRPGIDPSALLGLAIAGAVASVSKYLIAWRGRHIFNPAAFGAAVVSILGAFGAFSWLGTSSSWWVGTPVLAIPVVLLGLAVLWRTEKVGVVLLFLVVAVATSIVRQAVQAVQFDVSFDLVTALSFAVLQSPFLFLGAFMLSEPLTLPPRRRQQLVVAVVVGVLAGWPISVAGLFTLGQERALLIGNLVAFAFALRGSVRLVLERRTFVTPTAQELTFQAKGRVRFLPGQYLELDVPHRRPDARGTRREFSIVSAPADLPTLRIAYKNGDQQHPSSYKRALAAAEPGATFAVTGTWGDFILPRGEQPVLMVAAGIGVTPFVSQLRQLQATGERRDIVLVYVASSAEELAFRDELAATGVRTVVFTRDEPADLLPHWTWAQGARLDAKTLEQAVGDLSSRHAFISGPPRLIAELAPALQKARSLTTDAFAGY; encoded by the coding sequence GTGACCACCGCCTTCGCCGCCGTCCGCCAGCGCGTCCTCGCCGTGCTCGGTTCGCTGTCGATGTACCGTCTCGTGCTGTTCGCGCTGACGGCACTCGCGGTCATCGCCCTCGTGCTCTCGTTGTTCGGCGTGATCGTCTCACCGACCCCGATCGAGCTGCTGGCGTCCTTCGCGGTGCTCGCGGTGGTGATCTCCGCCGTGGACGCGGTCGCCCAGCGCCTGCTCCGGCTTCCATGGCGTGTGGAGTCCTCGATCGTCACCGCCCTCATCCTGCTGTTCGTGCTGCGTCCGGGTATCGACCCGTCGGCGCTGCTCGGCCTCGCGATCGCCGGCGCGGTGGCGAGCGTGTCCAAGTACCTCATCGCCTGGCGAGGCCGGCACATCTTCAACCCGGCCGCGTTCGGCGCCGCAGTGGTGTCGATCCTCGGAGCGTTCGGCGCGTTCAGCTGGCTCGGCACGTCCTCCTCCTGGTGGGTGGGCACACCGGTTCTCGCGATCCCGGTCGTCCTCCTCGGGCTGGCGGTGCTGTGGCGCACGGAGAAGGTCGGAGTGGTGCTCCTCTTCCTCGTCGTCGCCGTGGCCACCTCGATCGTGCGGCAGGCGGTGCAGGCCGTGCAGTTCGACGTCTCCTTCGACCTTGTGACGGCGCTCTCCTTCGCGGTGCTCCAGTCGCCGTTCCTGTTCCTCGGCGCGTTCATGCTGTCGGAGCCCTTGACGCTCCCGCCGCGTCGTCGACAGCAGCTCGTCGTCGCCGTCGTGGTGGGCGTGCTCGCGGGGTGGCCGATCTCGGTGGCCGGTCTGTTCACGCTGGGGCAGGAGCGCGCTCTGCTCATCGGGAACCTCGTGGCCTTCGCCTTCGCGCTCCGCGGGTCGGTGCGTCTCGTCCTGGAACGCCGGACCTTCGTGACGCCGACCGCCCAGGAGCTCACCTTCCAGGCGAAGGGCCGCGTGCGGTTCCTTCCCGGGCAGTACCTCGAGCTCGACGTGCCGCACCGACGGCCTGACGCGCGGGGGACGCGCCGCGAGTTCAGCATCGTGTCCGCTCCGGCGGATCTTCCGACCCTCCGCATCGCGTACAAGAACGGCGACCAGCAGCACCCGTCGAGCTACAAGCGGGCTCTCGCGGCAGCCGAGCCCGGTGCGACCTTCGCGGTGACCGGAACCTGGGGCGACTTCATCCTCCCGCGCGGCGAGCAGCCGGTGCTCATGGTCGCGGCGGGCATCGGCGTGACCCCGTTCGTGTCGCAGCTCCGGCAGCTCCAGGCGACGGGGGAGCGGCGCGACATCGTCCTCGTCTACGTGGCGTCCTCGGCGGAGGAGCTCGCTTTCCGCGACGAACTCGCCGCGACGGGTGTGCGCACGGTCGTGTTCACCCGCGACGAGCCGGCCGACCTTCTTCCGCACTGGACCTGGGCACAGGGGGCACGACTGGACGCGAAGACTCTGGAGCAGGCGGTGGGCGACCTCTCATCCAGACACGCCTTCATCTCCGGACCGCCACGGCTCATCGCCGAGCTCGCGCCCGCCTTGCAGAAGGCCCGTTCCCTCACCACCGACGCCTTCGCCGGGTACTGA